In a genomic window of Punica granatum isolate Tunisia-2019 chromosome 6, ASM765513v2, whole genome shotgun sequence:
- the LOC116209854 gene encoding uncharacterized protein LOC116209854: MQNHSLKVGSAKNGENPPKISLAASPEVEPSIERRSTHQRKGSKSKQMAKILTGKPAVHQSDPHRKVESLDQSPGSKTVDINDRVSDYISRAKLRIRAMSVRGGGKAKVEKEPGSSNRFADYIRRTKIFLFVRLQSAAKFADDDDARNAISSCQRAMKKSSEKRNSFLKVLNVAQDSALGPATAM; the protein is encoded by the exons ATGCAAAATCATAGTCTCAAGGTCGGGTCGGCCAAGAATGGGGAGAACCCACCAAAGATTTCACTTGCTGCTAGCCCGGAAGTGGAGCCTTCCATCGAGCGGAGGAGCAcccatcaaaggaagggatCCAAGTCCAAGCAGATGGCGAAGATCTTGACCGGTAAACCAGCTGTGCACCAATCGGATCCCCACAGAAAAGTCGAGTCGCTAGATCAGAGTCCAGGAAGCAAGACGGTCGATATCAATGATCGTGTCTCAGACTATATAAGCCGTGCAAAGCTCAGAATAAGAGCCATGTCAGTCCGCGGTGGAGGAAAGGCCAAAGTGGAGAAGGAACCAGGGAGCAGCAATCGTTTTGCCGATTATATCCGTAGGACGAAG ATCTTCCTATTTGTTAGGCTTCAATCAGCAGCAAAATTTgccgatgatgatgatgccaGGAATGCCATCTCTAGTTGCCAACGAGCTATGAAAAAATCATCAGAAAAGCGTAATTCGTTCTTGAAG GTTCTTAATGTTGCCCAAGATAGTGCTCTCGGTCCGGCAACAGCGATGTAG
- the LOC116211910 gene encoding E3 ubiquitin-protein ligase SP1: MIPWGGLSCCLSAAALYVLGRSSGRDAEALKSVLRVNQLKELAQLLDTECKVLPLIVTLTGRVGSDTPINCEYSGLRGVIVEATAEQHFLKHNDAGSWIQDSALMLSMSKEVPWYLDDGTGHVHVLGARAASGFELTVASEVFEESGRSLVRGTLDYLQGLKMLGIKRIERVLPVGSSLTVVGEAVKDDVGTVRVQRPHKGPFYVSPKTIDQLIVNLGKWARWYRYASMGMTVLGVCMIVKRGVQYVMERRRRWELQRRVLEATAKKSGQNSEDEKAEKGSDSSKRDRLMPDLCVICLEQEYNAVFVPCGHMCCCMACSSHLTNCPLCRKRIEQAVKTFRH; this comes from the exons ATGATTCCGTGGGGCGGCCTTAGCTGCTGCTTAAGCGCCGCAGCTCTCTACGTCCTCGGCAGGAGCAGCGGAAG GGATGCGGAGGCATTGAAATCGGTTCTTCGAGTCAACCAATTGAAGGAATTGG CACAATTACTGGATACTGAATGTAAAGTGTTACCGCTGATTGTTACTCTTACCGGGAGAGTTGGTTCTGACACACCAATTAACTGCGAATATAGTGGTCTACGAGGTGTGATAGTGGAGGCAACG GCAGAACAACATTTCTTGAAACACAATGATGCTGGTTCTTGGATACAAGATTCGGCTTTGATGTTATCTATGAGTAAGGAGGTTCCTTGGTACCTG GATGATGGGACAGGTCATGTCCATGTGTTAGGGGCTCGAGCGGCCTCTGGTTTTGAACTAACTGTTGCTAGTGAAGTATTTGAAGAGTCTGGACGATCCCTTGTCCGTGGAACGTTGGATTATCTTCAAGGTCTCAAG ATGCTTGGAATCAAGAGGATTGAACGGGTGCTTCCAGTTGGTTCTTCCCTGACGGTTGTTGGTGAG GCTGTCAAAGATGATGTTGGGACAGTTCGTGTTCAGCGACCACATAAAGGGCCATTTTATGTCTCTCCTAAAACTATCGATCAGCTGATTGTGAACCTTGGAAAATGGGCAAG GTGGTATCGGTATGCTTCCATGGGTATGACAGTCTTAGGAGTTTGCATGATTGTGAAAAGAGGAGTTCAATATGTCATGGAAAGAAGACGACGCTGGGAGTTGCAGCGAag GGTGCTCGAGGCTACTGCTAAAAAGTCGGGGCAAAATAGTGAAG ATGAAAAGGCTGAGAAAGGATCGGACTCTTCAAAGAGAGATCGGCTAATGCCAGACCTTTGCGTGATATGCCTAGAGCAGGAGTATAATGCTGTCTTTGTCCC ATGTGGGCACATGTGCTGCTGCATGGCGTGCTCCTCCCACCTGACAAACTGTCCTCTCTGCCGGAAGCGGATCGAGCAGGCTGTGAAGACTTTCCGCCACTGA
- the LOC116209971 gene encoding outer envelope pore protein 16-4, chloroplastic — MEDPADVVPCSSLAVDSILRFGTAGAIWGLCLGPYDASKLGLTGVPRASFVAKSIGQISFQCGLVAGIFSSTRCGMQRYRRRDDWVNSCIGGAIAGAVVAAGTRSWTQVIGMACLVSAFSAAADITRTN, encoded by the exons ATGGAAGACCCTGCCGACGTAGTCCCCTGTTCCTCTCTCGCCGTGGATTCCATCCTCCGCTTCGGCACT GCAGGGGCAATCTGGGGGTTGTGCTTGGGCCCCTATGATGCTTCGAAACTGG GTCTCACGGGCGTCCCTCGAGCTTCCTTTGTG GCAAAGTCTATTGGCCAGATCAGCTTCCAATGTG GGCTTGTTGCTGGAATTTTCAGCTCAACTAGGTGTGGTATGCAAAGATATCGAAGACGGGATGATTGG GTGAATAGTTGCATTGGAGGAGCTATCGCTGGTGCAGTCGTTGCAGCTGGAACAAGAAGCTGGACGCAGGTGATTGGGATGGCTTGTCTGGTTTCTGCTTTTAGTGCTGCTGCTGACATTACGAGAACAAATTGA